In a single window of the Campylobacter sp. CCUG 57310 genome:
- a CDS encoding demethylase, producing MQTFTNSKGFKIIKTSRLEITAIGGFGICDSCSKTSSAGYLIPALGSYWYCEECYQEWLKTCKYYEEDREFETNKYLYFLKLLDIQMRFAKDFTK from the coding sequence ATGCAAACATTTACAAATTCAAAGGGTTTTAAAATAATTAAAACTTCAAGACTAGAAATCACGGCAATAGGTGGATTTGGTATATGCGACAGTTGCTCTAAGACTTCGTCTGCTGGCTATCTTATTCCAGCATTAGGTAGTTATTGGTATTGTGAAGAGTGCTACCAAGAATGGTTAAAAACTTGCAAATACTATGAAGAAGATAGAGAATTTGAAACCAACAAATACCTATATTTTTTGAAACTTTTAGATATACAAATGCGGTTTGCAAAGGATTTTACTAAATGA
- a CDS encoding ParA family protein codes for MIVAFSHPKGGVGKTLLAFNYAIYSLYANKKENKGRVIVVDLDGQHSITNFNKLRQLKTSLPTLEILQFQDVNKLISFLNNANDNDKIIIDTGGFDSSNNRLALALADKVITPVSDSPVELMRLYDFDKIIKEIASNINSSTIKAYIVLNRIHSSLKNIDFIKEPFKDKKDFIFLDSIVRDRARIKFSVANGISVFEEDKNLRDEKAIGELLSLFNEIDNIKTKG; via the coding sequence ATGATAGTAGCTTTTTCACATCCTAAAGGCGGAGTGGGTAAAACCCTGCTCGCCTTTAATTATGCTATTTATAGCTTATACGCAAATAAAAAAGAGAATAAAGGGCGTGTTATAGTGGTCGATTTAGACGGGCAACACTCTATCACAAATTTTAACAAACTAAGACAATTAAAAACATCTCTTCCGACATTAGAAATTTTACAGTTTCAAGATGTTAATAAGCTTATTAGCTTCCTGAATAACGCTAACGACAACGATAAAATCATTATTGATACTGGCGGATTTGATAGCTCAAACAATAGGCTTGCTTTGGCTTTAGCTGATAAAGTTATTACACCGGTTAGCGACAGCCCAGTAGAATTAATGCGCTTATATGATTTTGATAAGATTATCAAAGAAATTGCAAGCAATATCAATTCTAGCACTATTAAGGCATATATCGTTTTAAACCGTATTCATAGCAGTTTAAAAAATATAGATTTTATCAAAGAGCCGTTTAAAGACAAGAAAGATTTTATATTTTTAGATAGCATAGTAAGAGATAGAGCCAGGATTAAATTTTCAGTTGCAAATGGTATTAGTGTATTTGAGGAAGATAAAAATTTAAGAGATGAAAAGGCAATCGGTGAGCTTCTAAGCTTATTTAATGAAATCGACAACATCAAAACAAAAGGATAA
- a CDS encoding ImmA/IrrE family metallo-endopeptidase codes for MASFKDWLDDFAVKNELNPNNTFTFTRKDGNKEVVTLKQIFDFVATQSEKVQEQFKDSLLKGQEANNIAGYMYQASRRFKLPAMKESELSVYESEQHKKDDWKKNWREEQESIKENAINLFQDLEDRLKNPETAKEALKEYQEYVAQFKDLYRYSINNVMLIQAQMQKRGIELSGFVKSEKDWKELGVSIKDKPIKIFVPHIEKAYEMQAVVEQGIKNYVYKLDENGEKIPKLDKDGNQMTHTSYWLTGKVYDANQTDAYESGIIKKIDGVELANERYTKDDLIEIAKVFSDKLKVDINFRPIQQDMSGYFTTKNGKSEIHIDSNMDINNQLATLLHEVGHRILHTQDYFDRKVFNKTRRECEAESFAFITSNQFKLETSSAKYLLGYLQADPNNKLKDVFADVLKAVRTFNDKVNVEELMNKIHKENTQTTIKTDENKKFNQIILNCQEAVWDRELADNKELLAVAFLRDFYTGYGSANAETMSGIVKELYQVDFTKDDVFKIEELTKREINMDLKVDFEDKPYSIEEIRAKYDLEMKDEQGLSEAQKAVLGSMYDNALSNFKKDMEEAQKASEEFNQISLEDKPNLQQENQEENTTKNTQRQQRQ; via the coding sequence ATGGCAAGCTTTAAAGACTGGCTAGATGATTTTGCGGTCAAGAACGAACTAAACCCGAACAATACCTTTACTTTTACAAGGAAAGACGGAAACAAAGAAGTTGTTACACTAAAGCAAATTTTCGATTTTGTAGCCACACAAAGCGAAAAGGTGCAAGAGCAATTTAAAGATAGTCTATTAAAAGGGCAAGAGGCTAACAATATTGCAGGCTATATGTATCAAGCAAGTAGAAGATTTAAGTTGCCAGCAATGAAAGAGAGCGAATTAAGCGTATATGAGAGCGAACAGCACAAAAAAGACGACTGGAAAAAGAACTGGAGGGAGGAGCAAGAAAGCATTAAAGAAAACGCTATCAATCTTTTTCAGGACTTAGAGGATAGGCTTAAAAATCCTGAAACAGCAAAAGAGGCTTTAAAAGAGTATCAAGAATACGTAGCGCAATTTAAGGATTTATACCGCTATTCGATTAATAACGTTATGCTAATCCAAGCTCAAATGCAAAAAAGAGGGATAGAACTTAGCGGATTTGTAAAATCCGAAAAAGACTGGAAAGAATTGGGCGTATCTATAAAAGACAAGCCTATTAAAATTTTTGTGCCACATATCGAAAAAGCCTACGAAATGCAAGCTGTTGTTGAGCAAGGAATTAAAAACTATGTTTATAAGCTTGATGAAAACGGCGAGAAGATACCGAAGCTAGACAAAGACGGTAATCAAATGACGCATACTAGCTACTGGCTAACTGGCAAAGTCTATGACGCAAACCAAACAGACGCTTACGAGAGCGGAATTATAAAGAAAATAGACGGTGTAGAGCTGGCAAATGAGCGTTATACAAAAGATGATTTAATAGAGATAGCAAAGGTATTTAGCGATAAACTAAAAGTAGATATTAACTTTAGACCTATTCAGCAGGATATGAGCGGTTATTTTACTACCAAAAACGGCAAGAGCGAAATACACATAGATAGCAATATGGATATAAATAACCAGTTAGCTACGCTTTTACACGAAGTAGGGCATAGAATTTTACATACACAAGATTATTTCGATAGAAAAGTCTTTAATAAGACAAGGAGAGAGTGCGAGGCGGAAAGCTTTGCGTTTATTACATCTAATCAATTCAAATTAGAAACATCGAGCGCAAAATATCTTTTAGGTTATTTGCAAGCTGATCCAAATAACAAGCTAAAAGATGTATTTGCGGACGTTTTAAAAGCCGTAAGAACGTTTAACGATAAAGTAAATGTTGAAGAGCTGATGAATAAAATTCATAAGGAGAATACGCAAACCACTATAAAAACAGATGAAAATAAGAAATTTAATCAAATCATTTTAAATTGCCAAGAGGCTGTTTGGGATAGGGAACTAGCAGATAATAAAGAGTTGCTGGCAGTTGCCTTTTTAAGAGATTTTTATACTGGCTATGGCAGTGCAAATGCTGAAACCATGAGCGGAATAGTTAAAGAATTGTATCAAGTTGATTTTACAAAAGATGACGTGTTTAAAATCGAAGAGCTAACCAAAAGAGAAATTAATATGGATTTAAAAGTCGATTTTGAAGATAAGCCATATAGTATAGAAGAGATAAGGGCTAAATATGATTTAGAGATGAAAGACGAGCAGGGATTAAGCGAGGCGCAAAAGGCGGTTTTAGGCAGTATGTATGATAATGCACTATCGAATTTTAAAAAAGATATGGAAGAAGCGCAGAAAGCGTCAGAAGAATTTAATCAAATTAGCCTAGAAGATAAGCCAAATTTACAGCAAGAAAATCAAGAAGAAAATACTACTAAAAACACTCAAAGACAGCAAAGACAATAA
- a CDS encoding zeta toxin family protein: protein MNNLYIFAGVNGAGKSTFYIKQLENLDFYGARINSDEIVREFGDWRNQDDQTRAGKLALKLRKHYLERGVDFNIETTLSGKGIVKFIEEAKEKGYHITLYYVGLNSVELSKQRVAIRASKNGHSIDEAILERRYKQSFENLAKIMPLCDKFYIYDNSEFIKDEQEQKFSNLKLVAEKSTKDGLIERYSNAKWFEDVFFKSCDTKKATNSQDIKESKINTNRIQKR from the coding sequence ATGAATAATTTATATATTTTTGCTGGAGTTAATGGAGCTGGTAAAAGCACGTTTTACATTAAGCAACTGGAGAATTTAGACTTTTACGGCGCAAGGATAAATTCGGACGAGATAGTAAGAGAGTTTGGCGACTGGAGAAATCAAGACGATCAAACAAGAGCGGGGAAATTAGCCTTAAAGCTTAGGAAGCATTACCTAGAGCGTGGAGTAGATTTTAATATCGAAACTACTTTAAGCGGAAAGGGTATAGTTAAATTTATTGAGGAAGCCAAAGAAAAGGGCTATCACATTACGCTTTACTATGTAGGGCTTAATAGTGTAGAGCTATCAAAGCAAAGAGTAGCCATAAGAGCCAGCAAGAACGGACACAGTATCGATGAAGCTATATTAGAGCGCAGATATAAACAAAGCTTTGAAAATCTAGCTAAGATAATGCCACTATGCGATAAATTTTATATATATGACAATAGCGAGTTTATTAAAGACGAGCAGGAGCAAAAATTTTCAAATTTAAAGCTGGTGGCTGAAAAATCAACGAAAGACGGTTTAATAGAGCGATACTCAAACGCTAAATGGTTTGAAGACGTGTTTTTTAAGTCTTGCGATACTAAAAAGGCAACTAATAGCCAGGATATAAAAGAAAGTAAAATAAATACAAATAGAATTCAGAAGAGATAG
- a CDS encoding type IV secretory system conjugative DNA transfer family protein: MAEVEFVKERFFKPDRANFKSLIIKDEMFRYFIYLIFFIAFVANALMLLDYKSYNVHFTAHTTFWASLFILFTFLTSRDKKDNRTNENIEKNIPAKKYLINLGLEVKKFQGNAVKSVRKQGNIVRPLLLNAEQFKRHLIIVATIGAGKSVLMKGMIEQQLKNDGGGLCVDGKGTLEFAKEIYGLFVALGREDDFIHINFLDMDNTHTINPLLSGSAEALYEILTALLEGEENEWKAKQKEFMKNILKLLVWQRDHENLKLDFSILADYLTLDALVDSAIKYREKIYLSTALDDFITYVSVTISMQKSKFLTASVEEIKNRQKEAQTNSEQGAYDSTMSASAWIGVITSLKSDYGRVFNTQTPTISLFETIQRNKFIFVTLPTMASDTTPKQLGKLILGLLKGVAAEKAQKAVEPEIPFICWFDEIGSYVIDGFGRLMSKSRALGISIIPIFQSTSQLDVVGKIISSASSERIEIFDTTGTHILMKSINPDVTKYYADTVKEQRFIDKEFSDRKEGEKGKLSNEDRYRIEKEPAIRHDEVVSMNNGEMIVFNDGKMYRATATTESDLAKYGKKVSFEIKKMQTPIPITQYISKKEFLGEAYKLYKKLYDDKNLGVAQ, encoded by the coding sequence ATGGCAGAAGTTGAATTTGTAAAAGAGCGATTTTTTAAACCCGATAGAGCGAATTTTAAATCCTTGATTATTAAAGATGAAATGTTTAGGTATTTTATCTACTTGATTTTTTTTATAGCTTTTGTGGCCAACGCATTAATGCTACTGGACTACAAAAGCTATAACGTGCATTTTACGGCTCACACAACGTTTTGGGCGAGCCTTTTTATACTCTTTACTTTTTTGACTAGCAGGGATAAAAAAGATAACAGAACTAACGAAAATATAGAGAAAAATATACCAGCTAAAAAGTATCTTATAAATTTAGGGCTTGAAGTTAAGAAATTTCAAGGAAACGCCGTTAAATCGGTTAGAAAGCAGGGTAATATAGTAAGACCTTTATTGCTAAATGCAGAGCAGTTTAAAAGGCACTTAATAATCGTAGCGACTATCGGAGCTGGAAAATCCGTTTTAATGAAAGGTATGATAGAACAACAGCTAAAAAATGACGGTGGGGGGCTTTGCGTAGATGGTAAAGGCACGCTGGAGTTTGCTAAGGAAATTTACGGCTTATTTGTCGCTTTAGGCAGAGAAGACGACTTTATACATATTAACTTTTTAGATATGGATAACACGCACACAATTAATCCACTATTAAGCGGAAGTGCAGAGGCTTTATATGAAATTTTAACCGCTTTGCTAGAGGGAGAAGAGAACGAGTGGAAAGCTAAACAAAAAGAATTTATGAAAAATATCTTAAAGCTTTTAGTGTGGCAAAGGGATCACGAAAATTTAAAACTGGACTTTTCAATTTTAGCGGACTATTTGACACTTGACGCTTTGGTGGATAGCGCAATCAAATATAGAGAAAAAATTTATCTTAGCACCGCACTAGATGATTTTATAACCTATGTAAGCGTTACAATCTCAATGCAAAAGAGCAAATTTTTAACCGCCAGCGTAGAAGAGATTAAGAATAGACAAAAAGAGGCGCAAACAAATTCAGAACAGGGAGCTTATGATAGCACAATGTCGGCTTCGGCTTGGATAGGTGTTATTACTAGCTTAAAAAGCGATTACGGAAGAGTTTTTAACACTCAAACGCCTACTATATCACTGTTTGAAACTATACAAAGAAATAAATTTATTTTTGTTACCTTGCCTACAATGGCAAGCGATACCACGCCAAAACAGCTAGGAAAGCTTATTTTGGGCTTATTAAAAGGGGTTGCAGCCGAAAAGGCGCAAAAGGCGGTAGAGCCTGAAATTCCTTTTATTTGCTGGTTTGACGAAATAGGAAGTTATGTCATTGACGGCTTCGGTAGGCTTATGAGTAAATCACGTGCTTTAGGAATTTCAATAATCCCTATTTTTCAATCGACCTCACAGCTTGACGTGGTAGGAAAAATTATAAGCTCTGCAAGCTCTGAAAGAATAGAAATTTTTGACACTACGGGAACGCATATTTTAATGAAGAGCATTAACCCTGATGTTACTAAATATTACGCAGATACAGTCAAGGAGCAAAGATTTATCGATAAAGAATTTTCGGATCGCAAAGAGGGCGAAAAAGGAAAGCTAAGTAATGAAGATAGATACAGAATTGAGAAAGAGCCAGCAATAAGACACGATGAAGTCGTAAGTATGAATAACGGCGAAATGATAGTTTTTAATGACGGCAAAATGTATAGAGCAACGGCGACCACTGAAAGCGACCTTGCTAAATACGGTAAAAAGGTAAGTTTTGAGATTAAGAAAATGCAAACGCCGATACCTATAACGCAATATATATCCAAAAAAGAGTTTTTAGGCGAGGCTTACAAGCTTTACAAGAAATTATATGATGATAAAAATTTAGGAGTAGCACAATGA